The Aedes aegypti strain LVP_AGWG chromosome 3, AaegL5.0 Primary Assembly, whole genome shotgun sequence genome contains a region encoding:
- the LOC5579140 gene encoding MAGUK p55 subfamily member 5-A isoform X4 produces MIVTDYGGNVANGSGGNSLIHSNSFYMQKQEQLRRRREEEERIAAQNDFLRNSIRGSQKLRHLQDNPVVEKSTIGVDNEAYTEDEEPEKIIGYGELVSALQRLQGHLNKHGLAALAGRVTAAQSLLLGPGIARALAARTAVLERRRPRIQNPICSNAQALAKDCVESLAQSSTPAAIELCDLLSTYEMEGLLLAHDRIASTTDRSPAYGVSAVSQNPAVPLPLNNNTMTSATPVKPTSVLPSIPNNTSLVNNNNNNIAKREPMSVPLGVLRDGSQDHIRIIQIEKSSEPLGATIRNEGEAVVIGRVVRGGAAEKSGLLHEGDELLEVNGIEMRGKSINDVCTLLSAMTGTLTFLVVPASRPPLDPTIRGGTRTGSCAVLHVRAHFDYDPEDDRYIPCRELGISFQKGDVLHVISRDDPNWWQAYREGEEDQTLAGLIPSQSFQHLCESMKLANAGEVGLRARRDANGKAGGFTLLCARKGQKKKKKASSEHGYPLYATATAEDPEPEEILTYEEVALYYPRASHKRPIVLIGPPNIGRHELRQRLMADSERFAAAIPHTSRPQREGEIPGQDYHFISRQQFEADILARKFVEHGEYEKAYYGTSLEAIRAVVASGKICVLNLHPQSLKLLRSSDLKPYTVLVAPPSLEKLRQKRIRAGEPYKEEELKEIIATARDMEARWGHLFDMIIINNDTERAYHQLLAEINSLEREPQWVPSSWLHN; encoded by the exons ATGATCGTAACCGATTATGGTGGCAATGTTGCCAACGGCAGTGGGGGCAACAGCCTGATACATTCCAACTCATTCTACATGCAAAAACAG GAACAACTACGCCGCCGACGGGAGGAGGAAGAACGAATAGCAGCTCAGAATGACTTTTTGCGGAATAGCATCAGGGGCTCGCAAAAATTACGACACCTGCAGGACAACCCGGTCGTTGAAAAATCCACCATAGGTGTTGACAATGAGGCCTATACGGAAGACGAAGAACCCGAAAAAATCATTG GGTATGGTGAGCTAGTATCGGCCTTGCAGCGATTACAGGGACACCTCAACAAGCATGGCTTGGCCGCACTCGCTGGTAGAGTAACAGCGGCCCAAAGCCTTTTGTTGGGTCCAGGTATTGCACGTGCCCTCGCTGCTCGCACTGCTGTTCTAGAGAGGAGGCGACCACGAATACAAAACCCCATTTGCTCAAATGCTCAGGCACTGGCTAAGGAC TGCGTCGAATCCCTGGCCCAGTCAAGTACACCAGCTGCAATAGAACTATGTGATCTGCTCTCGACTTATGAAATGGAAGGACTGTTGCTGGCGCACGATCGGATTGCTTCAACGACCGATCGCTCGCCGGCATACGGAGTTAGTGCAGTCAGTCAGAATCCCGCGGTGCCATTGCCATTGAACAATAATACGATGACCAGCGCTACTCCGGTCAAACCGACATCAGTTTTGCCATCTATTCCAAATAATACTAGCTTAGTtaataacaataacaataatatAGCAAAG CGTGAACCTATGAGTGTTCCTCTCGGTGTTCTACGGGACGGTAGTCAGGATCATATAAGAATCATACAGATTGAAAAATCTTCGGAACCGTTGGGAGCGACCATCCGAAACGAAGGAGAGGCTGTAGTGATTGGTCGAGTGGTACGAGGAGGAGCGGCGGAGAAGTCCGGCCTGTTGCACGAGGGCGATGAATTGCTCGAAGTGAACGGTATCGAAATGCGTGGGAAATCCATAAATGACGTTTGCACTCTGCTCAGTGCAATGACCGGTACTCTCACGTTCCTTGTTGTGCCCGCCAGTAGGCCTCCATTGGATCCAACTATACGCGGTGGGACACGTACCGGGTCCTGTGCGGTACTGCACGTTAGAGCACACTTTGATTACGATCCGGAAGATGATCGATACATTCCGTGCCGTGAGCTTGGCATCAGTTTTCAGAAAGGAGATGTATTGCATGTGATATCTCGTGATGACCCTAACTGGTGGCAAGCGTATCGAGAAGGCGAAGAAGATCAAACATTGGCCGGACTTATACCcagccaatcattccaacattTGTGCGAGTCCATGAAGTTGGCCAATGCTGGTGAAGTTGGTTTAAGAGCACGCAGGGATGCCAACGGTAAAGCGGGTGGATTCACTCTGCTTTGCGCCAGGAAGGgacagaagaagaaaaagaaagctAGTAGTGAACATGGCTACCCTCTGTACGCTACAGCTACAGCTGAAGACCCTGAACCGGAGGAAATCCTAACATACGAGGAAGTCGCCCTTTACTATCCACGTGCGTCTCACAAACGGCCGATAGTGCTGATTGGACCACCGAACATTGGCCGACACGAACTTCGACAACGATTGATGGCCGATTCGGAAAGATTCGCTGCTGCCATTCCTC ATACGTCTCGTCCTCAACGCGagggagaaattcctggacaagATTATCACTTCATTTCGAGACAACAGTTCGAAGCAGATATACTCGCTAGGAAATTCGTCGAACACGGAGAATACGAGAAGGCTTATTACG GCACATCTTTGGAAGCGATCCGCGCAGTTGTGGCCAGCGGAAAGATATGCGTCCTGAACCTACACCCCCAGAGCCTAAAACTTCTACGTTCTTCGGATCTGAAGCCCTACACAGTATTGGTGGCACCACCAAGTTTAGAAAAGCTTCGTCAGAAGCGGATACGAGCCGGTGAACCGTATAAG GAAGAGGAACTGAAGGAGATCATTGCCACTGCGCGCGACATGGAAGCACGATGGGGCCACCTGTTCGACATGATCATCATCAACAATGACACGGAACGAGCCTATCATCAGCTTCTCGCCGAAATAAACTCACTCGAACGAGAACCACAATGGGTGCCAAGTAGCTGGCTGCATAACTAA